The nucleotide sequence AAGACTTGACAAAACTTGCTTAAGCATGTATCTTTGTATCGTGGTTTTTTCATAATAGTATTAGATTTAAGGTTAACAAAGTTTGGTTAGGGGATGTCGGGATGACATCCTTTAATTGTTTATAGGGGGAGTGATCTCCCTTTTTTATTTTATAAGCTTATACATGCCGCCCGGCATGGTTTTAATTTCTCCGTTCATTTCAAGTTCAAACAGCTGAGCCGACAATTCCCTTACCGGCATATTCAGCGAAATGGCAATCTGATTAATATGAAGGTCCTTTTTCTCTTTAAGAAGCGCAACAATGGGATGATTATTTTCATCTTCAAAACAAAGGCTGGCTTGTTGAGGCGAAGTTGCAGGCTTTTCGTCGGTTTCCCAACGAAGGGAGGCAATCAGATCGGCGGCGCAGGTAATAAGTCCCGCTTTGTTTTCTCGTATTATCTTATTACACCCTTTGGATTGTTCGTCTTTAACCCTTCCCGGGAAAGAATACACATCGCGCCCGTAAGAGAATGCTATGTCTGCGGTGATAAGAGATCCTCCCTTTTCCGACGATTCAATCACGATGGTCGCTTCGGAAAGTCCTGCTACGATACGGTTCCGTTTTACAAAATTCTGTTTGTCGGGATTGGTTCCACTGGGAAAGTCGGTTACCAGCCCCCCCTGTTGAAGCATCTCTACAGCAGTATTCCGGTGAACGGCCGGATAGATACGGTCCAGTCCGTGAGCAAGCACTCCTACAGTTGACAGTCCGTTCTGCAGTGCGCTGCGATGCGCACAGATATCAATTCCGTAAGCCAGACCGCTTATCACCAATAAGTCGGGGAAGTGAACAGCCAATTCCCGAAGCAGCGCTTCGGTAAGCTCTTTACCGTAATTGGTGGCGTTGCGTGTACCCACTATACTGATTACCCGCGGCACATCCAGATTAATATTCCCTTTGCTGTAGAATAAAACAGGAGCGTCTTCGCACTGGCGTAAACGCATAGGGTAGGAGTCGTCTGTAAAGAAGTGGCAATCTATTTTATTCTTTTCGGCAAAAGCAAGCTCCGTTTCCGCCCGTTGCAATACATCGGCTTTCTGAATCTCGGCCGATATAGCCGGACCGATACCCGTAATGTTTTCGAGCAGGTGTCTTTTCTCTGTGAAAATGGCTTCCACATCACCTAAAGCTTCCAGAAGATGGCGGGCAAGAATGTCGCCCACCCCGTTTATCATAGTAAGGCCAATTTGGTAAATTCGTTTGTCTGTCATAGTGGTTGTTTCATGTCGTAGATAATCATGTAAGGTTATGTCTTTTCAAAAGATCGTCGAAATACTCGCCGCGGGTAAGTCGGCCGTTGTCTACCACCACCGATTCTACCACTCCTTTTACGGAAAGCGCACCGTCGCTGTCGCGGTAAATATCCTGAAGAAACTGCAGCCGGGGCCCGTTCTTCACAATATTCAGGCAAGAGGTAAATGTATCGCCGCTGCGAAGCGCATTTTTGTATTGGATATCCACCCTCGAAACGAAGGCATCGATCCCTTTCTCGTGCATGGCCCCGAAATTCTCGCCCAGTGATTCAAGAAACTCATGGCGGGTATGTTCCAGATAATGCTGGTAATTGGCATTGTTTACAACACCTTGCAAGTCGCATTCGTAATCGCGGACCTTCATTGTTAGTTTAAACAAGTATGTTTTCATCGTTGGATCTCTAAAATAAAAATCAGACCCTTGCTTTAATAGCAAAGATCTGATTCAATAGTATCGTTTGTTATTTAAATTCTTTTTTCTGTTCTACTGGAACCATTTTGTAAAGACGGTCGGAAGGACGTACCTTTTCGTTTACCTTAAAGGAGAAGCGTTCGCCTTTCACGGTTTCTTCCACCGGCTTCATATCAACCCGAATCTCTTCGATCTTCTGCATAACAGCTCCGGTAGTCGGACCCGAAATCAATATATCGTCGCCCACTTTAAGCGAGCCCGATTCCATTTCGAATTCGGCAACACCCAGTGAATTGAAATATTTCACACCTTTGGCCACATATACTTTGCGTTTGGTTGAACCAGAGCCGTATTTGCTGCTCCATTCGCCCAAACGTTGTCCCAGGTAGTAACCATCCCAGAAACCCCGGTTAAATACAGAAGCCAGACGTTCGTCCCAGTCAGCCACCTTTTCGTCCGTAAAGGAATCGTTGCAATAGGCCTGAATCGCTTCCTTGTAGCAAGATACCACCGTGCGAACATATTCCGGTCCGCGGGCACGTCCTTCAATCTTGAACACCCGTACACCCGCATCAAGCATTTTATTCATGAAATGGATGGTCTTCAAGTCTTTGGGAGACATGATATATTGGTTGTCTATATCCAGTTCGATGTTGCTTTCCTTGTCTTTTACAGTATAACCGCGACGGCAGATCTGCATGCAAGCTCCCCGGTTAGCCGAAGCATTCATTTCGTGCAGACTAAGGTAACACTTACCCGAGACAGCCATACACAAAGCACCGTGCGCAAACATTTCGATACGTATTAATTCGCCGTTCGGACCTTTTATCTGTTGTTCCTGGATCTGTTTGAATATTTCGCTAACCTGTTCGAGGTTTAGTTCGCGAGCCAGTACAACTACATCGGCAAACAGCGAATAAAACTTTAACGCTTCCACATTGGAAATATTAAGCTGGGTAGAAAGATGCACTTCCACACCAATGCTTCTTGCATAACTCATTGGAGCAACATCCGAGGCAATGATTGCAGAAACATCGGCATCCTTTGCCGCATCGATAATTGTCCTCATTAAGGACAAATCCTCTCCGTATATAACTGTGTTAACAGTAAGGTAGCTTTTAATTCCGTGCTCTTTGCAGATTCCAACTATCTTATGTAAATCTTCTGTAGTAAAATTATTGGACGAACGTGAACGCATGTTCAGCCCTTCTATACCGAAATAAATAGAATCGGCACCCCCTTGTATAGCAGCCATCAGTGATTCGTACGAACCAACCGGCGCCATTATTTCAAATTCTTTTTCGCTCAAGTTATTGATGTTTAATGATTACAGGCTGCAAAGTTACAAAAAATTAGTTCCATCCGGTAATGGTTCGGATAAAAGGAGTAAGTTCGCCGGCTCCTTTGTATTGCTGAGCCTTGGATGGATGCCAGCAGGCACCGTATCCCAGACTTCCGTCGGTTGGCGTTAAATCAAAGCGGTATACCTGCTTATCTCCGGCTGCTTTTGCTTCTTCGGCCACCCGGTTAAGGGCTGCTTGTACATCAGCAAGCGGTTTTCCATTCAGCATACATCCGCTTAAGAGAATTATTTTTGCTTTTGGATAGTATCCACGCAGTGTTTTAAGAAAAGAACGGTAGCCTTGTTCCAGCAATTGGGTATCGTAGGGCTGGGTACTCACATCGTTTGTTCCCAGATTCACACAAACAACATCAGGTGTATAACGGTTAAAATCCCATACTTCGGTCGAATCCGTAAATAGTGTTTGGGTATACATGGCAGGCATGCAGTCAGGATTTCCTGCTTTAGGACCGTTATAATTTCTGTAGATGCCAATTCCCGAACGGGCTACGACCAGACTTTGCGCATGTAGCGCCCGGGCTGTTGCAGCGGCATAGGTATAATAATGGTTTTCGGTTTCATCTTTAAATGGAGCATTTGGATCTGTTACTTCCGTTCCAAAGCCGCAAGTGATGGAATTGCCGATGAATTCGATCTTTCTTTGCGGAAGAACCGGGGCTTCCGGTAGTGTTTTGCCCGGATCTAATATAAAGCCACGGAATTCGGGGCGGCGTTGGTAGCCTTCATAAGCGAGACTTATGGTTACATCGTGAAGGGCGTCGGTTAAATTGTCTGCCAGTAAAACAACCGAATCGTTTTCAAGTGATGCTACCTTAAAGGGTTCTTGCTTATCAATTTCTACCATAAAATAACCACTGTTCGGCTTTACGCGCATAGAAAGTGAAGTCCCTACAAAACGGGCCCTTATTTGTACGCCGGGGTAGGTAAAGCGGGGAGATTCGGGATTTGTAAAACTAACCCGGCCAATATAGGAAATATTGGGGTGGCTTGCGGGGATAACGACTGGCTCTGATGAGCTTTGGGCATGGCTTGTTGCAAATAACAGCAGGCCAAAAATGAACAAAAAGACTTGAAAACGGTTCTTTTTCATAACATTAAGAATTTATAGCGCGGCAAATATACATTATTCTTCTAAGAAAAGCCGTACTTTTGCCGCCGATATACAAGATATCACAGTGGATAAGGTTGTTATTTACAGCAGAATGTGATTGATAACAAGCCTGTTCCCTTATTCCTTTATTTTATAAAAATTATCAGCAAAATGAAAATTGGTACTATAGATTTAGGTGATCGTCCCGTATTTCTTGCACCCATGGAAGATGTTACTGATATAGCATTCCGGTTGATGTGCAAAAAATTTGGAGCCGATATGGTTTATACGGAGTTTGTTTCCAGCGATGCGCTGATACGTAATGTATCTAAAACACAGCAGAAACTTACCGTTGCCGAAGATGAGCGCCCCGTGGCTATTCAGATTTACGGTAGGGAAGTGGAACCCATGGTGGGCGCGGCTAAAATATGCGAAACCGCGCGGCCGGATATTCTGGACATTAATTTTGGTTGTCCTGTAAAAAAAGTGGCCGGAAAAGGTGCTGGATCGGGTATGCTGCGCAATATTCCCCTTATGCTTGAAATTACCCGCGAGGTGGTAAAGGCTGTGAACATTCCTGTTACGGTTAAAACTCGTCTTGGATGGGATAACGACAGCAAGATTATTGTCGACCTGGCGGAACAGCTTCAGGATTGTGGTATTGCCGCCCTTACGATTCATGGCCGTACACGAAGCCAGATGTATACAGGCGAAGCCGACTGGGAATTGATCGGGCAGGTAAAAAACAATCCGCGGATGCATATTCCGATTATCGGAAACGGAGATGTTACTTCGCCCGAAATATGCAAGGAGCGTTTCGATACCTATGGTGTGGATGCGGTAATGATTGGACGTGGTAGTATTGGCCGTCCATGGATTTTTAAGGAGGTAAAGCATTATATGCAAACGAATGAGCTACTTGAGGCTGCTCCGTTTGAATGGTATCTGGATGTGTTGAAAAAGCAAGTTATGCAAAGTATCGAACGGTTGGATGAACACCGGGGTATTTTACATATCAGACGCCATCTTGCTGCTACTCCGTTGTTTAAGGGAATTGCCGATTTTAAGTCGACCCGTATTGCTATGTTACGTGCTGAAACAGTTGACGAATTGTTTGGAATTCTGGATGAAATACCCGAAAAGTTCGGGATATGTTCAAAAAATGTTTGATTTATATCAAATTTGCATGCTTATGAAACAATAACACAATTAATTGTATCAATACTTGATTGAATATGGAAGAGTTCGTTTTATATTTGCAACGAGTTTTTTTCATAGTATTTTAGATCTAAGGTTAACAAGTCTTTGCAAAGAAGGAATCGGGAGATTGTTTCATTGAAAAGCAAAAAAAATTGCCTTCTCAACCGAATTGTTGAGGAGGCTTTTTTATTTTTATAAATTTATTGCTTTACGTGTAACCTTTATACGTATATTAACGTCTTATTTCAAGATAAGAAATATAAATTGAAAAGTTATGGTTAATAAGAGATTCGTTTGGGTGGCTATTCTCGTGATGGCTACTCTAAGCAGCTTGGCCTCTGCCAGCATTAAAGGAAATGGTACAATGATGACTAAAGAAATTAAAGTCTCTGAATATACGTCAATTCGTATGGGGGGCAATATTTCTACCTCTTTCGGAGATATGGTGAAGAGTCTTTTCTCGGGTGAAAACAAGGATAGTGCTACACCCATTTTTATTTATACTCAGACACCCGGAAGTCCTACTGTAAAAGTCACAATCGATTCGAATTTGTATGATTACCTGGATATACATGTAGAGAATCGTCAGTTGGTTGTTCAGACGAAAGACAATAAACAATTGAATCCGACCCGTTATGAAATTCGCAGTCATTCTGCTTCTTTGAATGAGGTAAAGGTGGGAGGCAGTTCCGATTTCCGTATCGACGGACAGCTTACTACAAATGCCCTGACCCTTAAGATTTCTGGCTCCGGTTCTATCCGTGCCAAGGAAAATGTGAAGTCGGGAACGATTAATGCCGGCGTTAGCGGAAGCGGTAATTTGTATTTGACTAACCTTCTGACCAATGACCTTGAAGTTCGTATATCAGGAAGCGGTAATGCCAATCTGGGAGGAAGTTCACAACGGGGAGATTTCGCGGTTTCGGGAAGTGGCAATGTGAATGCCTATGATTGCCGGATAAATGATCTGTCTTGTTCGGTATCCGGTAGCGGCGACATGAAAGTGCAGGCATTAAAAAGGCTAAAAGCATCGGTATCGGGAAGTGGAGATGTTGCTTATAAAGGAACTCCTGCCGTTGATATCCATACATCCGGTTCCGGATCAATTCATCAGGCTAACTAATCATAAAAAAAGAACTTAAAATGAAAACAAAAGCATTATTTCTATCAACCTGTATGATGTTGTTGATGGCTTGCGGGTGCTCCATGCATGTTATAAAGGGTGATGGAAACCTTGTAACAGAAACCATTGCTATCTCTGATTACTCTGAAGTGTCTGTCAATGGAGGAAATGTGGAATACATCTATCAGCAGGCAGACTCGGTTCCTTCTCTTGAAATTACGATTGACAAGAATCTTAAAGAGAATCTTGAAGTTAAAGTTGAGGGAGATAAACTAATTATCCGCCCGATAAAAAGGGGAATGAATCTTAGTCCGACAGCTTTTATCATAAAAAGTAGCTCTGCTCATTTGAATAAAGTGGAATTTGCCGGCAGTGGAAAGTTTACGGTTGCCTCTCCGCTTACTACGACTAATCTTGATGTTAGCCTTGCCGGCAGCGGAAATGTATTTTTGGAAGATACCACTCGTGCCCAGAAAGTAAGTGTCGACATGGCTGGTAGCGGTAAATTTACTGCCAATTATATCGAAAGTAATGAATTGGGTGCTAAGATAGCAGGTTCTGGAGCAATAGGACTTGCCGGAAAAGTACACACTTTCTCTCTGGATATTGCCGGCAGTGGCGATGTTAGTGCTTTCGATTGCGAAATATACGACTTTACATCTAACATAGCCGGCAGTGGCGAAGTGGATGTTACGGTAACAAACAGTATCAAATCGTCGGTTGCCGGCAGTGGAAAGATCCGCTATAAAGGTCCTGTAACTCAGATTGAAAGCTCCAATATGGGTTCCGGGAGTGTGACGAAAGTAGACTAGTTTACTTAAGCCACCCTTCTTTACGATACCATTCTATGCTCTCTTCCAGTCCCTTTCTTAAAGGGTAAGAGGCGATAAAACCTAAGTCATCCTGTAGCGGCGTAACATCGCAAATCCAGTTACGTTGCTTCAGGATGATGTATTTATCCGTATTTAACGTCATTTCTTTTCCCAGCAATTTTCCTATCTGTTCCGAACACCAACAGGCAACTTTTACCAGTCCAAGGGGGATTCTGGCGTGAATAACTTTCTTCTTTTCCAGCAGTTCCTGAATTAAGTTGGCAAATGATTCGTC is from uncultured Macellibacteroides sp. and encodes:
- a CDS encoding head GIN domain-containing protein → MKTKALFLSTCMMLLMACGCSMHVIKGDGNLVTETIAISDYSEVSVNGGNVEYIYQQADSVPSLEITIDKNLKENLEVKVEGDKLIIRPIKRGMNLSPTAFIIKSSSAHLNKVEFAGSGKFTVASPLTTTNLDVSLAGSGNVFLEDTTRAQKVSVDMAGSGKFTANYIESNELGAKIAGSGAIGLAGKVHTFSLDIAGSGDVSAFDCEIYDFTSNIAGSGEVDVTVTNSIKSSVAGSGKIRYKGPVTQIESSNMGSGSVTKVD
- the dprA gene encoding DNA-processing protein DprA; the encoded protein is MTDKRIYQIGLTMINGVGDILARHLLEALGDVEAIFTEKRHLLENITGIGPAISAEIQKADVLQRAETELAFAEKNKIDCHFFTDDSYPMRLRQCEDAPVLFYSKGNINLDVPRVISIVGTRNATNYGKELTEALLRELAVHFPDLLVISGLAYGIDICAHRSALQNGLSTVGVLAHGLDRIYPAVHRNTAVEMLQQGGLVTDFPSGTNPDKQNFVKRNRIVAGLSEATIVIESSEKGGSLITADIAFSYGRDVYSFPGRVKDEQSKGCNKIIRENKAGLITCAADLIASLRWETDEKPATSPQQASLCFEDENNHPIVALLKEKKDLHINQIAISLNMPVRELSAQLFELEMNGEIKTMPGGMYKLIK
- the dusB gene encoding tRNA dihydrouridine synthase DusB — translated: MKIGTIDLGDRPVFLAPMEDVTDIAFRLMCKKFGADMVYTEFVSSDALIRNVSKTQQKLTVAEDERPVAIQIYGREVEPMVGAAKICETARPDILDINFGCPVKKVAGKGAGSGMLRNIPLMLEITREVVKAVNIPVTVKTRLGWDNDSKIIVDLAEQLQDCGIAALTIHGRTRSQMYTGEADWELIGQVKNNPRMHIPIIGNGDVTSPEICKERFDTYGVDAVMIGRGSIGRPWIFKEVKHYMQTNELLEAAPFEWYLDVLKKQVMQSIERLDEHRGILHIRRHLAATPLFKGIADFKSTRIAMLRAETVDELFGILDEIPEKFGICSKNV
- a CDS encoding peptidase U32 family protein; this translates as MSEKEFEIMAPVGSYESLMAAIQGGADSIYFGIEGLNMRSRSSNNFTTEDLHKIVGICKEHGIKSYLTVNTVIYGEDLSLMRTIIDAAKDADVSAIIASDVAPMSYARSIGVEVHLSTQLNISNVEALKFYSLFADVVVLARELNLEQVSEIFKQIQEQQIKGPNGELIRIEMFAHGALCMAVSGKCYLSLHEMNASANRGACMQICRRGYTVKDKESNIELDIDNQYIMSPKDLKTIHFMNKMLDAGVRVFKIEGRARGPEYVRTVVSCYKEAIQAYCNDSFTDEKVADWDERLASVFNRGFWDGYYLGQRLGEWSSKYGSGSTKRKVYVAKGVKYFNSLGVAEFEMESGSLKVGDDILISGPTTGAVMQKIEEIRVDMKPVEETVKGERFSFKVNEKVRPSDRLYKMVPVEQKKEFK
- a CDS encoding SGNH/GDSL hydrolase family protein, with translation MKKNRFQVFLFIFGLLLFATSHAQSSSEPVVIPASHPNISYIGRVSFTNPESPRFTYPGVQIRARFVGTSLSMRVKPNSGYFMVEIDKQEPFKVASLENDSVVLLADNLTDALHDVTISLAYEGYQRRPEFRGFILDPGKTLPEAPVLPQRKIEFIGNSITCGFGTEVTDPNAPFKDETENHYYTYAAATARALHAQSLVVARSGIGIYRNYNGPKAGNPDCMPAMYTQTLFTDSTEVWDFNRYTPDVVCVNLGTNDVSTQPYDTQLLEQGYRSFLKTLRGYYPKAKIILLSGCMLNGKPLADVQAALNRVAEEAKAAGDKQVYRFDLTPTDGSLGYGACWHPSKAQQYKGAGELTPFIRTITGWN
- a CDS encoding acyl-CoA thioesterase, whose product is MKTYLFKLTMKVRDYECDLQGVVNNANYQHYLEHTRHEFLESLGENFGAMHEKGIDAFVSRVDIQYKNALRSGDTFTSCLNIVKNGPRLQFLQDIYRDSDGALSVKGVVESVVVDNGRLTRGEYFDDLLKRHNLT
- a CDS encoding head GIN domain-containing protein, giving the protein MVNKRFVWVAILVMATLSSLASASIKGNGTMMTKEIKVSEYTSIRMGGNISTSFGDMVKSLFSGENKDSATPIFIYTQTPGSPTVKVTIDSNLYDYLDIHVENRQLVVQTKDNKQLNPTRYEIRSHSASLNEVKVGGSSDFRIDGQLTTNALTLKISGSGSIRAKENVKSGTINAGVSGSGNLYLTNLLTNDLEVRISGSGNANLGGSSQRGDFAVSGSGNVNAYDCRINDLSCSVSGSGDMKVQALKRLKASVSGSGDVAYKGTPAVDIHTSGSGSIHQAN